One stretch of Cohnella algarum DNA includes these proteins:
- a CDS encoding ABC transporter permease has product MENAAIAVRREKNRRLRGLGAALLEKIVPPLLVLVTVVGLWELLVSLTGTPKYLLPRPSDIWQAALAKRGALLESVSTTIVESLFGFAISLALGISLAMLLACSKWVERSVYPYAIVLQTVPIVAVAPIIVIWFGAGMNAIVAISFLLSFFPIFSNTLIGLNSTDKNLKNLFFLYNASKLQTLFQLRLPAALPYILGGLKISCSMSIMGAIVGEYIAGIGGGKGGLGYSITVAASRLETSYLFACGLSSSLLGIGFFLAINAASNRLLRSWHESEMKS; this is encoded by the coding sequence ATGGAAAATGCCGCAATCGCCGTACGAAGGGAAAAGAACCGCCGTTTGCGCGGATTGGGCGCAGCTTTACTGGAAAAGATCGTTCCGCCCCTCCTCGTGCTGGTAACGGTCGTCGGCTTGTGGGAACTGCTCGTTTCCTTGACGGGAACGCCCAAATACTTGCTGCCCAGGCCGTCGGATATTTGGCAGGCCGCTCTGGCGAAGCGGGGAGCGCTGCTGGAATCGGTCAGCACGACGATTGTCGAGTCGCTTTTCGGCTTCGCGATCAGCCTCGCGCTCGGCATCAGCCTCGCAATGCTGCTCGCCTGCTCCAAGTGGGTAGAACGCAGCGTCTATCCCTACGCGATCGTGCTACAGACGGTGCCAATCGTGGCCGTCGCGCCGATTATCGTGATCTGGTTCGGGGCGGGGATGAATGCGATCGTTGCGATTTCGTTCCTGCTTAGCTTTTTCCCGATATTCTCCAATACGCTGATCGGGCTGAATTCGACGGACAAAAACCTGAAAAATCTATTTTTCCTTTACAATGCCTCGAAGCTTCAAACACTGTTTCAGCTGAGGCTTCCGGCCGCGCTTCCGTATATTTTGGGCGGACTGAAAATCTCCTGTTCGATGTCGATCATGGGCGCGATCGTCGGGGAGTATATCGCGGGAATCGGCGGCGGCAAAGGCGGGCTTGGCTATTCGATTACGGTCGCGGCCTCGCGTCTGGAGACGTCGTATCTGTTCGCGTGCGGCTTGTCTTCTTCGCTACTCGGCATCGGATTTTTCCTCGCGATCAACGCCGCGAGCAATCGTTTGCTTCGATCGTGGCACGAGTCGGAAATGAAATCGTAA